One Tenebrio molitor chromosome 2, icTenMoli1.1, whole genome shotgun sequence genomic region harbors:
- the LOC138122759 gene encoding uncharacterized protein, with protein sequence MNLLLVPVLLILTANIEAYTVEQLEKIGKLSDECSLETGSTMDMILHIRHGIYVDDPIMKEHVLCFGRKIGVIDDNDVIDEDYIRDVVRAAAEKVADNCLIDGGGSPQDRVYRLAICLKYNIPMFLSSL encoded by the exons ATGAATCTCCTGCTGGTTCCAGTTCTTCTGATACTAACGGCCAACATTGAG GCTTACACAGTCGAGCAGCTGGAAAAAATCGGAAAGTTGAGCGACGAATGCAGCCTCGAAACAGGATCCACGATGGATATGATCCTCCACATTCGCCACGGCATTTACGTAGATGATCCCATCATGAAGGAGCACGTGCTCTGTTTTGGCCGGAAGATCGGAGTGATAGACGATAACGATGTCATCGACGAAGACTATATCAGGGACGTCGTGAGGGCAGCAGCTGAGAAGGTGGCAGACAATTGTTTGATAGATGGTGGTGGTTCTCCGCAGGACAGAGTCTACAGATTAGCAATATGCTTGAAGTATAATATACCAATGTTCTTGTCCAGTTTGTGA
- the LOC138122750 gene encoding B2 protein-like produces MLSIKLCLVALAAAAWAAQGANLTPDQKAKLDEFNKKCTGSSGAKPEQIAKVRAGNFANDPQIQKYFGCMMRSVGVVNQAGQLQMDALRSRVPKDMKKDEAMRIFFACKDKKGSNPDETAYLLYRCFWEASPRRIGLDGQ; encoded by the exons ATGTTGAGCATCAAATTGTGTTTGGTGGCGTTGGCCGCCGCCGCGTGGGCGGCGCAG GGCGCCAACCTCACCCCAGACCAGAAGGCCAAATTGGACGAGTTCAACAAGAAATGCACCGGATCATCCGGAGCGAAACCGGAGCAGATCGCCAAAGTACGCGCCGGAAACTTCGCCAACGACCCCCAGATCCAGAAGTACTTCGGCTGCATGATGCGCTCGGTCGGGGTCGTGAACCAAGCGGGACAGCTCCAGATGGACGCGCTCCGGAGCCGCGTGCCCAAAGACATGAAAAAGGACGAGGCCATGAGGATTTTCTTCGCGTGCAAGGACAAGAAAGGGTCCAACCCAGACGAAACGGCGTATCTGCTGTACAGGTGCTTCTGGGAGGCGTCCCCGCGCCGGATAGGTCTTGACGGGCAATGA
- the LOC138122755 gene encoding B2 protein-like, with product MRHLVLIVATVIASTQAVLTDKQIQQLQKHTKVCRAETGVSLELIAKARNGDFADDLKLKEHFLCVGKRFGLATESGQIDLHVLRSRVRKATASEEETDNIVSKCVVKKDTPRETFFELSKCIHVNLPDFAPGD from the exons ATGAGACACCTCGTTCTGATCGTCGCCACGGTGATCGCCTCCACTCAG GCGGTCTTAACAGACAAACAAATCCAACAACTCCAAAAACACACCAAGGTGTGTCGCGCGGAGACCGGAGTGTCGCTGGAGCTGATCGCCAAGGCTCGCAACGGCGACTTCGCCGACGACCTGAAGCTGAAGGAGCACTTCCTCTGCGTGGGCAAGCGATTCGGCCTCGCCACCGAATCGGGACAGATCGACCTCCACGTCCTCAGAAGCAGAGTGCGCAAAGCGACGGCGAGCGAAGAAGAAACCGACAACATCGTCAGCAAGTGCGTGGTGAAGAAGGACACCCCGCGAGAGACGTTCTTCGAGCTGAGCAAGTGCATACACGTCAACCTGCCGGACTTTGCCCCCGGCGACTGA